GGAACAAAAAGAAGTTGTTATAGATTCTCTTGAAGAAGGAGTAGAAATACAACAAGACATGGAAGTAAAACCTGTTAATGCGGGATTTGAGGTGTTTAGGCAAGAGTATCCATACTATCCTCAAGAAGAAGTAATAAAAATAGAAGAAAAAGATTTAGTTCCAAGTACTGAATCCGAAAAAGAAGCACAAGCAGAAATTGAAAAAGTAAAAGGTGCTCTTGGAGATTCTGGATTCCAGCAATTAATTAAGAATGCACTTGAGCTTAAAGATAGATGTGAGCGAGGAAGAGCTGATTTTTATGATATAATGGGAAAAATTCAGAGTGAAAGAATATCACTAACCAAAAAGCGTAAGGAAAATATAGAAAAGATAAGAAAGTTAACTCAATTGCAAAATAAGTTAAATGATGAAAGGTCTAATCTCGAGAGGCTTATGAATGAAGTTGAGGTTGGACTTAATGAAAGAAGTTCTGCAAAATATTTTTTTGAAGATTCTGAAAAGATTTTAAAAGAAGCTATTACTGACAGATTAAGAAATAACAAACGTAGAAGTTACTGGTCAAGAAGAGGGAATGGTGATTTTCTAGCTAGAAAGGCACGAAGTAATGCGGAAAGTTCTTTAGAACAACTAGAATCTTCTTCTGTGAAGTTAATTGAAGCAATGGCAAAGATAAAAGAAATAGAAGAACTTATTAGTGAGGCAAAGTCTGCTCTAGGTAATCTTTCAAGATAGAGACTGAAAAATTTAAATATTTTATAATATTAGTATTTTCAAGAAGAGTTCCTTTATAAGGGACCTTCTTTAATTTTATTTAAATAAGTTTCTAAAAACTATATAATGATTTAAATTGAATAACTAGTGAATTATT
The DNA window shown above is from Borrelia puertoricensis and carries:
- a CDS encoding P12 family lipoprotein, producing MKRNILSVCMLALLCLLSCDMNALNDLLNEVREKVLDESKDNKYLNHEQGNQEQKEVVIDSLEEGVEIQQDMEVKPVNAGFEVFRQEYPYYPQEEVIKIEEKDLVPSTESEKEAQAEIEKVKGALGDSGFQQLIKNALELKDRCERGRADFYDIMGKIQSERISLTKKRKENIEKIRKLTQLQNKLNDERSNLERLMNEVEVGLNERSSAKYFFEDSEKILKEAITDRLRNNKRRSYWSRRGNGDFLARKARSNAESSLEQLESSSVKLIEAMAKIKEIEELISEAKSALGNLSR